One Nitrospira sp. DNA segment encodes these proteins:
- a CDS encoding Gfo/Idh/MocA family oxidoreductase produces the protein MKTIRAGVIGVGHLGQHHARLYASIPGVTLVGVTDQSPERGQEIAGRHAAQFYRSPEELLKAVDLVSVAVPTSSHYAVAKRCLEAGKHVLVEKPIAVQPAEAHELVALAKAKGCRLQVGHSERFNPIMRTMRTHIKRPVFIEGHRQSSYSPRGTDVDVVLDLMIHDLDLVLSFNPGPVEEVRASGVAVLSPTIDIAQARIQFRGGCVANLTASRVSTNKMRRLRLFQREQYLSIDFQTRQAVISRRRIAPGAPPELDTETFQGNADEPLKLQLESFVQAIHTGTRPEVSGEDGAAALDVAHLVLAAIAEYTGRVQSQPER, from the coding sequence GTGAAAACAATACGGGCAGGCGTCATCGGGGTCGGACATTTGGGGCAGCATCATGCGCGCCTCTATGCGTCCATCCCCGGCGTGACACTCGTCGGCGTCACGGATCAGAGTCCTGAGCGCGGGCAAGAAATCGCCGGACGGCATGCCGCCCAGTTCTACCGCAGCCCCGAAGAACTATTGAAAGCGGTCGATCTGGTCAGTGTGGCCGTGCCCACGTCCTCTCACTATGCCGTGGCCAAGCGGTGTCTCGAAGCCGGCAAACACGTGTTGGTCGAGAAGCCGATTGCCGTGCAGCCGGCCGAGGCGCATGAACTGGTGGCGCTCGCCAAGGCGAAGGGTTGCCGGCTGCAAGTCGGTCATAGTGAACGCTTCAATCCCATCATGCGGACCATGCGGACGCACATCAAGCGCCCGGTCTTTATCGAGGGCCATCGACAGAGTAGTTACAGCCCGCGCGGGACGGACGTCGACGTGGTGTTGGATCTGATGATTCATGACCTGGATCTCGTGCTCTCGTTCAATCCCGGTCCGGTCGAAGAGGTGCGTGCGTCCGGCGTCGCGGTGCTCTCTCCGACGATCGATATTGCCCAGGCCCGCATTCAGTTCCGTGGCGGCTGTGTGGCGAATCTCACCGCGAGTCGGGTGTCGACGAACAAGATGCGCCGGTTGCGGCTGTTTCAGCGGGAACAGTATCTCTCGATCGATTTTCAAACCCGGCAGGCGGTGATCTCACGGCGTCGCATCGCGCCCGGTGCACCGCCTGAACTCGATACCGAAACATTTCAGGGGAACGCTGACGAGCCGCTCAAGCTTCAGCTGGAGTCCTTTGTGCAGGCCATCCACACCGGAACGCGGCCCGAGGTCTCCGGTGAGGACGGGGCCGCGGCACTGGATGTGGCGCATCTGGTTCTCGCTGCGATTGCTGAGTATACGGGGCGTGTGCAATCCCAGCCCGAACGGTGA
- the lpxI gene encoding UDP-2,3-diacylglucosamine diphosphatase LpxI (LpxI, functionally equivalent to LpxH, replaces it in LPS biosynthesis in a minority of bacteria.): MTTSMPTEDKRIGLIAGNGRFPIIFADNAKKLGYFVSAVAHVGEAEPELEQHVDSIHWVKIGQLNKLINAFKSDNVKRVVMLGGVKKTHVFTTVRPDLRALALFARVALWRDDDILREIAAEIEREGITICESTFGLEGILVEEGTLASREPSKKEWENIRYGWEMAYEMGRLDIGQCVVIKDKVVVAVEAVEGTDGAIKRGGELAKEGAVVVKRCKPQQDLRFDLPAIGPRTIEVMASVNATVLAVEAGRTVMLDRDLLLEKARQAGIAVVGIKHLEPIKA; this comes from the coding sequence GTGACCACCTCAATGCCCACCGAAGACAAACGGATCGGACTGATCGCCGGGAATGGGCGATTTCCGATTATCTTCGCCGACAATGCCAAGAAATTGGGGTACTTTGTGTCGGCCGTCGCCCATGTGGGAGAGGCGGAGCCTGAACTTGAGCAGCATGTCGATAGCATCCACTGGGTGAAGATCGGGCAGCTGAACAAGCTGATCAATGCCTTCAAGAGCGATAATGTGAAGCGCGTGGTCATGCTGGGCGGCGTCAAGAAGACGCATGTGTTTACAACGGTGCGGCCGGATCTGCGGGCGCTGGCCTTGTTCGCGCGGGTCGCGCTCTGGCGGGACGACGACATTCTCAGGGAAATTGCGGCGGAGATCGAGCGGGAAGGGATTACGATTTGCGAGTCCACCTTCGGTCTTGAAGGCATCCTGGTCGAAGAAGGAACGCTTGCCTCTCGCGAGCCGTCCAAAAAAGAGTGGGAGAATATTCGATACGGCTGGGAAATGGCCTACGAAATGGGGCGTCTCGATATCGGACAGTGTGTCGTGATCAAAGACAAAGTCGTGGTGGCGGTCGAAGCGGTCGAAGGGACCGATGGCGCGATCAAGCGGGGCGGGGAATTGGCGAAAGAGGGCGCGGTTGTCGTGAAACGGTGCAAGCCGCAACAGGATCTCCGATTCGATTTGCCGGCTATCGGGCCGCGCACGATCGAGGTGATGGCCTCGGTGAATGCCACGGTGTTAGCCGTGGAAGCCGGACGAACCGTGATGCTGGATCGGGACCTGTTGTTGGAGAAGGCGCGCCAGGCCGGTATTGCCGTGGTCGGGATCAAGCATCTTGAACCGATCAAAGCGTAG
- the lpxA gene encoding acyl-ACP--UDP-N-acetylglucosamine O-acyltransferase, producing the protein MQIHATAIVHPGAKLADDVVVGPFCLIGEHVSIGKGTRLFSHVTVDGWTEIGERNEVHPFSSIGGPPQHLGYKGEPTKVVIGDDNILREYVTVNRATVQGGGLTSVGSKNFLMAYVHVAHDCRLGNHLILANAASLAGHITIGDHAIIGGLTGVHQFVRIGAYAMVGGCCGVVQDVPPFTRAAGGYRSKLYGLNSIGLRRHGFSGERISVLKKAYDLLFREGHRSAEAIKLARAEFKDQADVAQILTFMEATKRGISRSIGKDQGDEDESA; encoded by the coding sequence GTGCAGATTCATGCGACAGCAATAGTTCATCCGGGTGCGAAATTGGCGGACGACGTGGTGGTCGGACCGTTTTGTCTGATCGGCGAGCATGTGTCGATCGGAAAGGGAACCAGGCTGTTTTCCCATGTCACGGTGGACGGGTGGACCGAGATCGGCGAGCGGAACGAAGTGCATCCCTTCTCGTCCATCGGCGGCCCGCCCCAGCACTTGGGCTATAAAGGTGAACCGACGAAGGTGGTCATCGGCGACGACAATATTCTGCGGGAATATGTCACGGTCAATCGAGCCACGGTGCAAGGCGGAGGGCTCACCTCCGTCGGCAGCAAAAATTTCCTGATGGCCTATGTGCATGTCGCCCACGATTGCCGGTTGGGGAATCACCTGATTCTGGCGAATGCCGCCAGCCTGGCGGGACATATCACCATCGGCGATCATGCCATCATCGGCGGGTTGACGGGCGTGCATCAGTTCGTGCGCATCGGAGCCTATGCCATGGTGGGAGGCTGTTGCGGCGTCGTCCAGGATGTGCCGCCGTTTACGCGGGCCGCCGGCGGGTATCGATCCAAACTCTACGGATTGAACTCGATCGGGTTGCGCCGTCACGGATTTTCCGGCGAGCGGATCTCAGTGTTGAAGAAGGCCTACGACCTCCTGTTCCGCGAGGGCCATCGATCCGCCGAAGCGATCAAGCTGGCTAGGGCGGAGTTCAAGGATCAGGCGGATGTCGCCCAGATCCTGACCTTCATGGAAGCCACCAAGCGTGGAATTTCCCGTTCGATCGGGAAGGACCAGGGCGATGAGGATGAATCCGCGTGA
- the fabZ gene encoding 3-hydroxyacyl-ACP dehydratase FabZ — translation MEQAEIQALLPHRYPFLLVDRVLELDPDRRIVAIKNVTINEPFFQGHFPGRPVMPGVLILEAMAQVGGVLAFKSVQVTGRPVVYLTGIDSAKFRKPVVPGDRLRFEVDVVKKRAPFWKMQAKAYVEDDVVCEAEVTAMVTEEKTEARQ, via the coding sequence ATGGAACAAGCAGAGATTCAAGCATTACTCCCGCACCGGTATCCGTTCCTGTTGGTTGATCGGGTGCTGGAGTTGGATCCCGACCGCCGAATCGTGGCGATTAAGAACGTGACGATCAACGAGCCATTTTTTCAAGGCCATTTCCCCGGGCGGCCGGTGATGCCGGGCGTGCTCATCCTGGAAGCGATGGCGCAGGTCGGCGGCGTGCTGGCCTTTAAGTCCGTGCAGGTCACCGGTCGACCGGTTGTCTATCTGACCGGCATCGATAGCGCGAAGTTCAGGAAACCGGTGGTGCCCGGCGATCGCCTGCGGTTTGAGGTCGATGTCGTCAAGAAACGGGCGCCCTTCTGGAAGATGCAGGCCAAGGCCTATGTCGAAGATGATGTGGTGTGTGAAGCGGAAGTGACGGCCATGGTGACGGAGGAGAAGACCGAGGCCCGTCAATAG